GTGAGTAGACCTTGTTGGTCAGGATGAAGGCCGCGACGATCAGGAACGCCAACTGGGCCAGGCGCGGACGGCGGGGCGCAGCCAGGGCTACAAGGGCGATCCCGGCACAGGCCAGCACGAAGAACCCGGCGGACAGGATGCTGACGCCGTCGGCGCCGAGCCCGGACCAGCCCAGCCTGCCCGCCACCAGGTTGTAGGCGAACCAGGCTGAGCTGTAGCCGGCGCCACGATCGGCGCTGTACTGGAAGAAATAGGCCCAGCCGGATGGGTTTACCGCCGCGAACGGCAGATTGACCACCAGCCACGTGACGGCTGCACTGCCGCCGGTCACCAGCAGCGGCCGCCATCTGCCTGAGCGGATGGCGAGCAGCAGGATGGCGGCGAGCACCAGCACGGGATACAGCTTGGTAGCGGTGGCCAGGCCGATCAGGACCCCTGCAGGGACAAGCCGCTTCCGGGCGAAAAAGTACATGCCCACGGCAAGCAGGCAGGCGGCCCAAAGATCCCAGTTGATGGTGCCGGCCAGCACGATCCCCGGGGCCAGGGCCACCATGGCCGCGTCCCAGGGCCGGCGGCCGGGCATGCGGGCAACCACCACCACGGTGACCATAACCACCGCCGCCAGCAGCACGGCGTTGATGTCAAAGTAGGCCAGAGCCATGGCATTGGGGTCTCCGCCGGGTACCAGCCACGCCGTGACCCCTGCAATGAGTCCTATGAGCACGGGGTATTCGAACTGGCTGCCGCTGCCCAGGACGGGGAAGATCCCCGCTGCCAGGCCACGGTTGCGGAACAGCTCGGGGAAGTCCGAGTAGCAGGTGGCGTAGAACTGCGTGGGCGTCTCCCAGCCGTTGACCCTGCAGTATCCCTTCAGCAGGATCCCCACCAAGGCGGCCAGTGCCGTAAGGACCACCAGCACCCGCTCCACGGTGAAGATGCCGGGGGAGACCACCCCGGGGTCGGTCCTGGATCCCAGCGGACCGCCGAGTACCTCCGTGAAATTCCGCAGCAGGTCATCACTGCGGCTGGGCACCACGATTCGGGGCCGTCGTGCTTCCTCCGGCGGCTGGGTCTCGTGCATGGCATCGAGCTTACAGCCGGCCCCGTCCCAGGAGATCAGTGTCCGGCAGGATCGGGGCCGGCTGTCAGCGCAGGCCGCCCAACTGCTGGTGCATAAGCACGAAAACATCATTCCGGTGCTGCTCCAGCAGGGCGCTGTTGAAGGAACTGCGGCGCTGCAGTGGGCGGGACAGGAGTCCCATGATCACTCGCATCAAGGGAACCACCTCCTTTCATTGCTCATCGGGTGCAAAAGGGCATGGCGAATTAGCGCCGACCTTTCGCACGATAAATCTCGGGAATAAGGGCGCAGATATTCCACAAAAGGGAATTAATGAAAATTGCGCAGAAAAACGCAATTTACGGTATACCTGACTGCGGAGAAGCCGTAGAACTGCACAAAGCCGAATGCAAAGCTCTCTGAGCAGGGCTTATTCGACGAAAGAGCAGGGGCTAAGCCGGAAGCTGTTCCGGGAAGTCAGTGAAGAAGCGCAGCGTTCCAGGCAGGCCAGGTGATATGGCCGAAACCTCGGAAAGGGATCCCGGCCGGGACGCCGATGCAGGTGCGGTTAGCGGCGCCGCAGCAAGCCCGCGAAGGCTGCCGGGCGGAGGGAACCGGAGTTGACCGAAGCTACGCATGCGTCATCAGCAAAGGCCGGGAACGCATTGATGGGGGCATTCCATTCGCCAGTCAAAGTCATCATTTTCCCAACCTCCTTTTCTGCTGTCCGCTGCGTAGGGTGCGATGCGGTCTGCGACCCGGGCAGATCACCGTGGGGTCAGAAATAAAGCTACCGCAGGAATCAGCAAAATGCCAGCAATTTCCCGGAAAAGATCAGAAACTAATGAAAACGGGGATTTACAGGCCCCACCGCACAATAGCGGGCGTCTTTTTATCCCATCCCAAAGTGCAGACCTTGGCGGTGCCCAGGATAAAGTGTCGGCCTTCGGTAGGCGGCAATTCCAGCCAGCGCGCGGTGAGGATCCGGGAGAAATGCCCGTGTGCCACGATCAGCACGTTGTCCATCCCGGATTCCAGGATCCGGCCGATGATCTTGTCCGCACGCGCGGCCACCTCGTCCAGCGTTTCTCCGTTGGGCACGCCGTGCGTCCAGATCAGGTAATCGGGGTTGTCCTTGCGGATCAGGTCCGAGCTGATGCCCTCATAGTCGCCGTAGTTCCATTCAACGGCGAGCGGTTCGTGCCTGGCGTCAGGGAAGCCGGCCAGTTCGGCCGTCCGCCGGGCCCGCCGCAGCGGAGAGGTAAGCACCAGGTCAAAGTCGACGCCGTCCAGCACCTTGCGGGCCTCCACGGCCTGCTGCTCGCCTTCCACCGTCAGGGGAAGGTCGGTCAGGCCTGTGTACTGCCCGCTCTTGGACCATTCAGTCTCACCATGGCGGAGGATCCAGAGCTGGGGGCGTGGGGCAAAGGCGGAATTGGTCACTTGGGCTCCTCAACGGGTGAAGGTTCGACGACGGCCGGAGAGGCTTCTGCCCCGGGCCCGGCAGGTGCGGATTCAGGCTGTTCGGCCCACCAGCGGAGCAGGCGCGCCTCCGCTTCCTCCGTGGGCAGCGGTCCGTGCTCCATCCGCTCATTAAGGAGGAATTTGTAGGCCCGTCCCACCACGGGTCCTGGCTTGAGCCCCAGCAGGGCCATGATCGCGGCTCCGTCCAGGTCCGGGCGCACGGCGTCCAGGGATTCCTGTTTGCGGAGCGTGGCGATCCGGGACTCAAGATCGTCATAGGCGAAGGACAGCCGGTCGGCCTTGCGCTGGTTGCGGGTGGTGACGTCGGAGCGGGTCAGCCGGTGCAGCCGTTCCAGCAGTGGACCAGCGTCGGTGACGTAGCGCCGGACGGCCGAGTCGCTCCAGCCGGCGTCACCGTAGCCGTAGAAGCGCATGTGGAGCTCCACCAGCCGTGCCACGGCCTTGGTGGTGTCGTTGTCGAACCGGAGGGCTTTCATCCTTTTGGTGGTGAGCTTGGCACCCACCATGTCGTGGTGCCGGAAGCTCACCGCGCCGCCCGGTTCGAAGCGTCGCGTAGCCGGCTTGCCGACGTCGTGCATTAATGCAGCAAAGCGCAGCACGAAGTCCGGGCCGGGCACGGGGCCCTCCGCGTCGGTTTCAAGCGCGGCAGCCTGCTCCAGGACCTGGAGGGAGTGCTGGTAGACGTCCTTGTGTCGGTGGTGCTCGTCGGATTCGAGGCGGAGGGCGGAGACCTCAGGCAGCACATGCTCCGCCAGCCCCGTGTCCACCAGGAGGTCGATGCCTGTCCGCGGCCGTGCGCCGCACACCATCTTCACCAGTTCGTCGCGCACCCGCTCGGCGGAAATGATCTTGATCCGGTCCGCCATGTTGGCCATGGCCTCCCGGACGTCGTCCCGGACGGAGACGCCCAACTGGGCAGCGAACCGGGCGGCCCGCATCATTCGCAGGGGGTCATCGGAAAAGGATGCCTCCGGAGAACCGGGCGTGGCCAGCAGGGAGGCGTGCAGGTCGCGTACGCCGCCGAAGGGATCCACCAGTTCCATGGAGGGCAGTTTCAGCGCCATGGCGTTGATGGTGAAGTCGCGGCGCAGCAGGTCATCGGTCAGGGAGGAGCCGAACGCCACCACGGGCTTGCGGGAGTCGGGATCGTAGGCCTCCGCACGGTAGGTGGTGATCTCGATCTGGAAACCGGCCTTGCGCATGCCGATGGTGCCGAAGGCCTTGCCGATCTCCCAGAAGTTGTCGGCCCACTTCTTGATCAGTGCCACGGTCTGGTCGGGCGTGGCGTCGGTGGTGAAGTCCAGGTCGGGGGAGGTCCGGCCAAGGAACAGGTCGCGCACGGGACCCCCCACAAGGGACAATTCGTGGCCGGCGTCCACGAAGCGCTGCCCGAGCTCCAGGACCACCGGATCCACCTTGAAGTCGACAGTGTGGGTATCAATCTTGTGATGTGCGTGCGACATAGTTCCTTAAGCTTGGCAGAAACCAGCGCCGCGGCAGTCCAAAAAAGCATCCGGATCCGCGCTGGTTGGCGTTCCCTGGCAGAAAGTACGTCATATCCCGTCCATGTTGGTGTCATGTTCCGGTCATCACCGGAGGGCAACAGTCGTTAGAGTGGACTCCATGGCCCATCCAGTACCGAGCGCTCCAGGCAGGAGGACAAACGCACCGTTGCCGTCGGCAATCGGGGCGCACGTTGCCCCTGCCCAGCAATCGGCGCCGGCGTCCTTGCCCACGGTGGAGGAAGTCTCCGCCGGCGGCGTCGTGGTGGACACGTCCGACGCCGAACTGAGGGTGGCGATCATCGCCCGCCTTAACCGGGGTGGCCGGCTCGAGTGGTGCCTGCCCAAGGGCCATCCGGAGGGCAAGGAAAACAACGAAGAGGCCGCGGTCCGGGAAATTGCCGAGGAAACCGGGATCGAGGGCATCATCCTGGCCCCCCTGGGCAGCATCGACTATTGGTTCACCGTCAGCGGGCACCGGGTGCACAAGACCGTGCACCACTATCTCCTGCGCGCCACCGGCGGCGAGCTCACCATCGAGAACGATCCGGACCAGGAAGCCGTGGACGTGGCCTGGGTGCCCATTCAGGAGCTGGCACGGAAGCTGTCCTTCCCCAACGAACGCCGCATCGCCGACCTCGCCCGCGAAGTCCTGCCGGGACACCTCTAAGCCCGGACGCCGCCGTCGTCATTGCGGTGTTAAGTGCCCGCGGGTGAGACGATGAAGTCGATGTCAGCTACCAACTTTCCTTCCGACCGGTCCGGCCGGCCCGATGATGCGGCACCCGATGGCGTGCCCCCCGAGCCGGCGGCGCCGGACATCTCCCAGCCCGCAGCAGCGGGCGTCAGCGAGACGCGCTCCAGTGCCATCATGGCTGCCGGCACGCTGGTGTCGCGCTTCCTGGGCTTCGGCAAGACCTGGATGCTGGGTACGGCGCTGGGACTTGGATCAACGGTCAATGACACGTTCATCAACGCCAACAACCTGCCCAACCTGATCTTCCTGCTGGTGGCCGGCGGCGTGTTCAATGCCGTGCTGGTCCCGCAGATCATCAAGGCCAGCAAGGCTCCGGACAGGGGAGCGGATTACATCAGCCGGCTGCTGACGCTGGCTGTCCTGCTCCTGTTCGGCCTGACGGCGCTGGTCACCCTGGCGGCTCCCGCGGTGATCGAGCTGACCACCCAGGGCTACTCGCCCCAGCAAAAAGCCCTGGCGGTCACGTTCGCGTTCTGGTGCCTCCCGCAGATCTTCTTCTACGGCCTTTATGCCCTGCTCACCCAGGTGCTGAACGCCAACGGCGCGTTCGGCCCTGCCATGTGGGCACCAATCCTGAACAACCTGGTGGCG
This window of the Pseudarthrobacter defluvii genome carries:
- a CDS encoding glycosyltransferase family 87 protein — translated: MHETQPPEEARRPRIVVPSRSDDLLRNFTEVLGGPLGSRTDPGVVSPGIFTVERVLVVLTALAALVGILLKGYCRVNGWETPTQFYATCYSDFPELFRNRGLAAGIFPVLGSGSQFEYPVLIGLIAGVTAWLVPGGDPNAMALAYFDINAVLLAAVVMVTVVVVARMPGRRPWDAAMVALAPGIVLAGTINWDLWAACLLAVGMYFFARKRLVPAGVLIGLATATKLYPVLVLAAILLLAIRSGRWRPLLVTGGSAAVTWLVVNLPFAAVNPSGWAYFFQYSADRGAGYSSAWFAYNLVAGRLGWSGLGADGVSILSAGFFVLACAGIALVALAAPRRPRLAQLAFLIVAAFILTNKVYSPQYVVWLIPLLALARPRWRDFLVWQGIEALHWAAIWMYLGQVTSAGASQHNLDMPYYVLAVAAHMAAVAYLMARVTWDIYNPVYDPIRRHHLDDPHGGPFDDAPDRFRWRIRHGSASPLPFQASPSR
- a CDS encoding histidine phosphatase family protein, with amino-acid sequence MTNSAFAPRPQLWILRHGETEWSKSGQYTGLTDLPLTVEGEQQAVEARKVLDGVDFDLVLTSPLRRARRTAELAGFPDARHEPLAVEWNYGDYEGISSDLIRKDNPDYLIWTHGVPNGETLDEVAARADKIIGRILESGMDNVLIVAHGHFSRILTARWLELPPTEGRHFILGTAKVCTLGWDKKTPAIVRWGL
- a CDS encoding CCA tRNA nucleotidyltransferase, translating into MSHAHHKIDTHTVDFKVDPVVLELGQRFVDAGHELSLVGGPVRDLFLGRTSPDLDFTTDATPDQTVALIKKWADNFWEIGKAFGTIGMRKAGFQIEITTYRAEAYDPDSRKPVVAFGSSLTDDLLRRDFTINAMALKLPSMELVDPFGGVRDLHASLLATPGSPEASFSDDPLRMMRAARFAAQLGVSVRDDVREAMANMADRIKIISAERVRDELVKMVCGARPRTGIDLLVDTGLAEHVLPEVSALRLESDEHHRHKDVYQHSLQVLEQAAALETDAEGPVPGPDFVLRFAALMHDVGKPATRRFEPGGAVSFRHHDMVGAKLTTKRMKALRFDNDTTKAVARLVELHMRFYGYGDAGWSDSAVRRYVTDAGPLLERLHRLTRSDVTTRNQRKADRLSFAYDDLESRIATLRKQESLDAVRPDLDGAAIMALLGLKPGPVVGRAYKFLLNERMEHGPLPTEEAEARLLRWWAEQPESAPAGPGAEASPAVVEPSPVEEPK
- a CDS encoding NUDIX hydrolase; translation: MPSAIGAHVAPAQQSAPASLPTVEEVSAGGVVVDTSDAELRVAIIARLNRGGRLEWCLPKGHPEGKENNEEAAVREIAEETGIEGIILAPLGSIDYWFTVSGHRVHKTVHHYLLRATGGELTIENDPDQEAVDVAWVPIQELARKLSFPNERRIADLAREVLPGHL